Proteins encoded together in one Micromonospora kangleipakensis window:
- a CDS encoding ABC transporter permease — MSLHLSYRAEPENPWFSWQYVRDNSDTILAALREHASLTARAVLIAAVVALPLAVAAYWFRSLAGPILALTGVLYTVPSLALFAFLAPYLGIGVVTVLSVVVLYALLVIVRNAMAGLNQVPPEVREAAEGMGYGRWRRLFRIDLPLALPGILTGLRLATVSTVALVTVGVVVGRGGLGQLIFAGFQNNFYKAQIMTGTLLCVLLALVLDLVLAGVGRLLTPWLRGRVS, encoded by the coding sequence GTGTCCCTCCACCTGAGCTACCGGGCCGAGCCGGAGAACCCGTGGTTCTCGTGGCAGTACGTGCGGGACAACTCTGACACGATCCTCGCCGCGCTGCGCGAGCACGCCTCGCTGACCGCCCGGGCGGTGCTGATCGCCGCGGTGGTGGCGCTGCCGCTGGCGGTGGCGGCGTACTGGTTCCGGTCGCTCGCCGGGCCGATCCTGGCCCTCACCGGCGTGCTCTACACGGTCCCCTCGCTGGCGCTCTTCGCCTTCCTCGCGCCCTACCTGGGCATCGGCGTGGTGACCGTGCTCAGCGTGGTGGTGCTCTACGCCCTGCTGGTGATCGTCCGCAACGCGATGGCCGGGTTGAACCAGGTGCCCCCCGAGGTCCGCGAGGCCGCCGAGGGGATGGGGTACGGCCGCTGGCGCCGGCTGTTCCGAATCGACCTGCCGCTGGCCCTGCCCGGCATCCTCACCGGGCTGCGGCTGGCCACCGTCTCCACGGTGGCGCTGGTCACGGTCGGGGTGGTCGTCGGTCGCGGCGGGCTGGGGCAGCTCATCTTCGCCGGCTTCCAGAACAACTTCTACAAGGCGCAGATCATGACCGGCACGCTCCTCTGCGTCCTGCTCGCGCTGGTGCTGGACCTGGTCCTGGCCGGGGTCGGCCGGCTGCTCACCCCATGGCTGCGCGGGCGCGTCTCGTGA
- a CDS encoding ABC transporter ATP-binding protein — protein sequence MDVTPGTTGDAGHGAASITLEGIRKRYPDGTEAVRKLSLEVKAGELAVLIGPSGCGKSTVLRMINRLIEPTDGRILLGDDDVTRVDPVKLRRRIGYVIQNVGLFPHQTVSANVATVPALLGWPRERTRRRVDELLDLVGLDPAQFGRRYPHELSGGQRQRVGVARALAADPVVLLMDEPFSAVDPIVRTRLQEEFLRLQAEVRKTIVLVTHDLDEAVRLGDRIAVLSEGGRLEQYDTPAAILGSPASPFVREFVGADRGIRRLAVTPVTRAVLDPLPVGGGADLPAVPLGGSAYDALGVLLTSAAEHALVTEDGHPVGLLSRDRVLGLGAVAS from the coding sequence GTGGACGTTACCCCGGGGACCACCGGCGACGCCGGACACGGCGCTGCCTCCATCACGCTGGAGGGCATCCGCAAGCGCTACCCGGACGGGACCGAGGCGGTGCGGAAGCTGAGCCTGGAGGTGAAGGCCGGCGAGCTGGCGGTGCTGATCGGACCGTCGGGCTGCGGCAAGTCCACCGTGCTGCGGATGATCAACCGGCTGATCGAGCCGACCGACGGCCGGATCCTGCTCGGCGACGACGACGTCACCCGGGTCGACCCGGTCAAGCTGCGCCGCCGCATCGGGTACGTGATCCAGAACGTCGGCCTCTTCCCGCACCAGACGGTCAGCGCGAACGTGGCGACCGTGCCCGCCCTGCTCGGCTGGCCGCGGGAGCGGACCCGCCGGCGGGTCGACGAGCTGCTGGACCTGGTCGGCCTCGACCCGGCCCAGTTCGGCCGCCGCTACCCGCACGAGCTCTCCGGCGGTCAGCGGCAGCGGGTCGGGGTGGCCCGGGCCCTCGCGGCCGACCCGGTGGTGCTGCTGATGGACGAGCCCTTCTCCGCCGTCGACCCGATCGTCCGGACCCGGCTGCAGGAGGAGTTCCTCCGGCTCCAGGCCGAGGTCCGCAAGACCATCGTGCTGGTCACCCACGACCTGGACGAGGCGGTCCGGCTGGGCGACCGGATCGCGGTGCTCTCCGAGGGCGGCCGGTTGGAGCAGTACGACACCCCGGCCGCCATCCTCGGCTCGCCCGCCTCGCCGTTCGTCCGCGAGTTCGTCGGCGCCGACCGGGGCATCCGCCGGCTGGCGGTCACCCCGGTCACCCGGGCGGTGCTCGATCCGCTCCCGGTGGGTGGCGGGGCGGACCTGCCCGCGGTGCCGCTGGGCGGGTCCGCGTACGACGCGTTGGGCGTGCTGCTCACCTCGGCCGCCGAGCACGCCCTGGTCACCGAGGACGGCCACCCGGTCGGGCTGCTCAGCCGGGACCGGGTGCTGGGCCTGGGGGCGGTGGCGAGCTGA
- a CDS encoding ABC transporter permease, protein MAYDETGRDAPAEPSSGVPAAVLENVFDDPLHGEPGRDRIAVHVVWEFVLLAGLGGMAYLLWRENADALRGDGLKSLLVDAVALGLLALAAGLSLRAAAVNLAVGPVAVAAALHVAEQGDRGLREALLPALVVAALGGAALALAVVVLHVPGWAASLAGAAGVIVYIERRASPVVVQGTYDPRGMAVNLFAGFAAVAVLGGLFGAVKAIRRLVGRFRPVTDPARRRGVVAAMVTVLALVGSTVLAMLAGVLIATNGTGPVAPTSGLDWSILAVGTAMLAGTSAYGRRGGILGTLIAVSLVVVFLAWAQARGWTVSRWAVGGAVLGGGLLVTRLVEALGRPRTATGEAPELAPAGDGTISTGWALTRSGPVDTWPSVLPVQAEETTADPWEAHRWETGPQRWDADDR, encoded by the coding sequence ATGGCGTACGACGAAACGGGCCGGGATGCACCGGCGGAGCCGTCGTCGGGTGTGCCCGCCGCCGTGCTGGAGAACGTCTTCGACGATCCCCTGCACGGCGAGCCGGGGCGGGACCGGATCGCGGTCCACGTGGTCTGGGAGTTCGTGCTGCTGGCCGGGCTGGGCGGCATGGCGTACCTGCTCTGGCGGGAGAACGCGGACGCGTTGCGCGGCGACGGCCTGAAGTCGCTGCTGGTCGACGCGGTCGCGCTGGGCCTGCTGGCCCTCGCCGCCGGGCTGAGCCTGCGCGCCGCCGCGGTCAACCTGGCGGTCGGCCCGGTCGCGGTGGCCGCCGCGCTGCACGTCGCCGAGCAGGGCGACCGGGGCCTGCGGGAGGCGCTCCTCCCGGCGCTGGTGGTGGCCGCCCTGGGCGGCGCGGCTCTCGCCCTGGCGGTGGTGGTGCTGCACGTGCCCGGCTGGGCGGCCAGCCTCGCGGGCGCGGCCGGGGTGATCGTGTACATCGAGCGGCGGGCCAGCCCGGTCGTGGTCCAGGGCACGTACGACCCCCGGGGCATGGCCGTCAACCTCTTCGCCGGCTTCGCCGCGGTGGCCGTCCTCGGCGGCCTGTTCGGCGCGGTCAAGGCGATCCGGCGGCTGGTGGGCCGGTTCCGGCCGGTCACCGACCCGGCCCGGCGCCGGGGCGTCGTCGCCGCGATGGTGACCGTCCTGGCGCTGGTCGGCTCCACCGTGCTCGCCATGCTCGCCGGGGTGCTGATCGCGACCAACGGGACTGGGCCGGTGGCGCCCACCTCCGGGCTGGACTGGTCGATCCTGGCCGTCGGCACGGCGATGCTCGCCGGCACCAGCGCGTACGGCCGGCGCGGCGGGATCCTCGGCACCCTGATCGCGGTCAGCCTGGTCGTGGTCTTCCTCGCCTGGGCGCAGGCCCGCGGCTGGACGGTCAGCCGGTGGGCCGTCGGCGGGGCGGTGCTCGGCGGCGGGCTGCTGGTCACCCGGCTGGTCGAGGCGCTCGGTCGACCGCGAACGGCCACCGGCGAGGCGCCCGAGCTGGCCCCGGCGGGGGACGGCACGATCAGCACGGGCTGGGCGCTGACCCGGTCCGGCCCGGTTGACACCTGGCCGTCGGTGCTGCCCGTGCAGGCCGAGGAGACCACGGCCGACCCGTGGGAGGCGCACCGCTGGGAGACCGGCCCGCAGCGCTGGGACGCCGACGACCGCTGA
- a CDS encoding DUF3180 domain-containing protein: MGPTRISTLVVAALAAAAVAWLLISIFYYDVAPRLPWLPVVTLAGLAVLEAYAAVNTRGRIEGLRPGREPVNPLLVARFVVLAKASALAGAIFAGFYAGMTAWLFLERTNAAVDDRPAAGAGLLASLALVGAALWLERACRVPEQEDDEDREPGDRESRPGQR; encoded by the coding sequence ATGGGTCCGACCCGAATCTCCACGCTGGTGGTGGCCGCCCTCGCCGCCGCCGCGGTGGCCTGGCTGCTGATCAGCATCTTCTACTACGACGTCGCGCCGAGGCTGCCCTGGCTGCCGGTGGTCACGCTGGCCGGCCTCGCGGTGCTGGAGGCGTACGCGGCGGTGAACACCCGCGGCCGGATCGAGGGGCTCAGGCCGGGCCGGGAGCCGGTCAACCCGCTGCTGGTCGCCCGGTTCGTGGTGCTCGCCAAGGCGTCCGCGCTGGCCGGGGCGATCTTCGCCGGCTTCTACGCGGGGATGACCGCGTGGCTCTTCCTCGAGCGGACCAACGCCGCCGTCGACGACCGACCCGCCGCGGGCGCCGGGCTGCTCGCCTCGCTCGCCCTGGTCGGCGCCGCGCTCTGGCTGGAGCGGGCCTGCCGGGTGCCGGAGCAGGAGGACGACGAGGACCGCGAGCCCGGCGACCGGGAGAGCCGTCCCGGCCAGCGTTGA
- the folK gene encoding 2-amino-4-hydroxy-6-hydroxymethyldihydropteridine diphosphokinase, with translation MTRAVLSIGSNLGDRLDHLRSAVAALGDAVRVVSGVYETPPWGDAEQPAYLNAVVLAVDPAAIARDWLERARAAEAAAGRVRDPERRFGPRTLDVDVVAVWDDAGEPVLSDDPELTLPHPRAHLRAFVLRPWIDIEPHGRLPGHGWLTDVLNAEPLAGDALELSPRPDLALESDA, from the coding sequence GTGACCCGGGCCGTGCTGTCGATCGGCAGCAACCTCGGCGACCGCCTCGACCACCTGCGCTCGGCGGTGGCCGCGCTCGGCGACGCGGTGCGGGTGGTCTCCGGCGTGTACGAGACTCCACCGTGGGGGGACGCCGAGCAGCCGGCGTACCTGAACGCGGTGGTGCTGGCCGTGGACCCGGCGGCGATCGCGCGGGACTGGCTGGAGCGGGCCCGGGCCGCCGAGGCGGCCGCCGGCCGGGTCCGCGACCCGGAACGCCGGTTCGGACCGCGCACCCTGGACGTCGACGTCGTCGCGGTCTGGGACGACGCGGGTGAGCCGGTGCTCAGCGACGACCCGGAGCTGACCCTGCCGCACCCCCGCGCCCACCTGCGGGCCTTCGTGCTGCGGCCGTGGATCGACATCGAGCCGCACGGGCGGCTGCCCGGCCACGGCTGGCTGACGGACGTGCTCAACGCCGAGCCGTTGGCCGGGGACGCCCTGGAACTGAGTCCCCGACCGGATCTGGCGTTAGAGTCGGACGCATGA
- the folB gene encoding dihydroneopterin aldolase — translation MTDRIELTGLRARGRHGVYDFERAQGQEFVVDAVLELDLAPAARSDEVTDTVHYGELAERLVAVITGEPVNLIETLAERLLAVCLAEPLVGAATVTVHKPEAPIPHAFRDVAVTMRRTR, via the coding sequence ATGACCGACCGGATCGAGCTGACCGGGCTGCGGGCGCGCGGCCGGCACGGCGTCTACGACTTCGAGCGCGCCCAGGGGCAGGAGTTCGTGGTCGACGCGGTGCTCGAACTCGACCTGGCCCCGGCCGCCCGCTCCGACGAGGTGACCGACACGGTGCACTACGGCGAGCTGGCCGAGCGGCTGGTCGCGGTGATCACCGGGGAGCCGGTGAACCTGATCGAGACGCTCGCCGAGCGGCTGCTCGCGGTCTGCCTCGCCGAACCGCTGGTCGGCGCCGCCACGGTCACCGTGCACAAGCCCGAGGCCCCGATCCCGCACGCCTTCCGGGACGTGGCCGTCACGATGCGGCGTACCCGGTGA